One window from the genome of Lasioglossum baleicum chromosome 9, iyLasBale1, whole genome shotgun sequence encodes:
- the LOC143212022 gene encoding eukaryotic translation initiation factor 2-alpha kinase isoform X1, whose protein sequence is MFDTHLRGGIWFRILFTIVFIFPLINSDDRKQLTFCDQKTFRSLIFVSTLDGKISALDVSNLGKKQWTLDFNEEPMLSSNIHYREFNDNGKRVYFIPSLSGGLYKLDKENLEAIPVSPTQLIQSSFRYSDDLVLSGGSEVKSYGVSSTTGKILYECGINGCTNNTGGKSYIEQDVLIVQRFQQTVRAVEPRTGHERWNFSVCQHELVLVPNSDAYCQNEIAADIRDIEIKVVVPDGLIWAISKNNPTVKLWQYKFDSPIVTIWREHSNTNNGHKYLKEVNLFDSMQWSWGSEFSINPAIYLGKHGRQLYIQENTELHKSLQQSLPYIQSSKYPLQLYPASGDEIIKTLPVPEDNDPDNNALLQINGAQSTTALSEYTKDSGFYLYSKEQMQLNNNKQCNRTTSNSTITEENKKPFQPNNTSDEDDDTPVQVIIVSLWYWWKEVLIISITTAILLNFMLTQRLLNATTVAKDAVLPPLIVERHIETNTSNQMNNDKENIDGFTSRYLTDFEPVDCLGKGGYGVVFEAKNKIDDCNYAIKRIALPNSQSSRERVMREVKALAKLDHQNIVRYFNAWLECPPAGWQEKHDPEWMNRLVLPNLEFMTDGTPIGTKVNNSVCITVSQTDQSSIESASEAYDALNHCNSEEDSFIVFESSDSHKPNENVSDMSKCSTESSNLSVSIDAGEVIMPSIEDVTRSQSIVFEHFEGDDHSEKEEKRKRQRSFSLDFNNKANTRKSPKMFLYIQMQLCQRLSLREWLKNQSKRDCRRVLNLFQQIVEAVEYVHLQGLIHRDLKPSNIFFSFDDKIKVGDFGLVTAMTEGYGEVHTPTSENEKTFLKNNLHTANVGTHLYMSPEQINGLGYNYKVDIYSLGIILFELLIPFTTEMERVTALMNLRKSVFPEDFDINHPAEYDLLKMMLDENPSNRPTTLGIKAKPPLLNYEIANGLTINGDTRWHFELPQILRHSSVTSSSSGESWENIT, encoded by the exons ATGTTTGACACGCATTTACGGGGAGGAATATGGTTTCGTATACTGTTCACTATTGTGTTCATATTTCCGCTGATCAATAGCGATGATAGAAAACAGTTGACGTTCTGCGACCAGAAAACATTTCGAAG CTTAATTTTTGTAAGTACGTTAGATGGGAAAATATCTGCTTTGGATGTAAGCAATTTAGGGAAGAAACAATGGACCTTAGATTTCAACGAAGAACCTATGTTATCATCTAACATTCATTATAGAgaa TTCAATGATAATGGCAAAAGAGTTTATTTTATACCATCTTTAAGCGGAGGATTATATAAATTGGACAAGGAAAATTTAGAAGCAATACCTGTGTCTCCAACACAGTTAATACAGTCGTCTTTCCGTTACTCTGATGATTTAGTACTTTCTGGTGGTTCGGAAGTAAAATCTTATG GAGTTTCAAGTACAACTGGAAAGATATTATACGAATGTGGAATTAATGGCTGCACTAATAACACTGGAGGGAAATCGTATATCGAGCAAGATGTGCTTATTGTTCAACGGTTTCAACAAACAGTACGAGCGGTTGAACCACGTACTGGTCACGAaag ATGGAACTTCAGCGTTTGCCAACACGAGTTGGTATTGGTTCCGAATTCCGATGCGTATTGTCAAAACGAAATTGCAGCTGATATTAgggatattgaaattaaagtcgTTGTACCTGACGGTTTGATTTGGGCTATTAGTAAAAATAATCCTACAGTGAAATTGTGGCAATACAAG tttgactctccaatTGTTACTATATGGCGCGAGCATTCAAATACAAACAATGGGCATAAGTATTTGAAAGAAGTTAATTTGTTCGATAGTATGCAGTGGTCTTGGGGTTCAGAATTCTCAATTAATCCAGCAATTTATTTGGGTAAACATGGTAGACAGTTATATATACAAGAAAATACAGAATTGCATAAATCATTGCAACAATCGTTACCGTACATTCAATCTTCGAAATATCCACTGCAGCTCTATCCTGCTAGCG GTGATGAGATTATAAAAACTCTTCCAGTTCCAGAAGACAATGATCCAGATAACAATGCTTTGCTTCAGATAAATGGCGCACAAAGTACCACTGCGTTATCGGAGTACACAAAGG ACAGTGGATTTTACTTGTATTCAAAAGAACAGATGCAATTAAATAATAACAAACAATGTAACCGTACTACTTCGAACTCAACAATTACCGAGGAAAACAAAAAGCCATTTCAACCTAACAACACCAGCGACGAGGACGATGATACGCCTGTTCAAGTTATAATCGTCTCATTGTGGTACTGGTG GAAAGAAGTTTTGATAATCTCGATTACCACTGCAATTCTTCTAAACTTCATGTTAACACAGCGTCTGCTGAATGCTACCACTGTTGCCAAGGATGCAGTACTTCCG CCTTTAATAGTGGAAAGACACATCGAGACGAACACAAGTAATCAAATGAACAACGACAAAGAAAACATCGATGGTTTTACATCGCGTTACTTAACAGATTTCGAACCGGTGGATTGTTTAGGAAAAGGAGGATACGGTGTTGTCTTTGAAGCGAAGAATAAAATAGATGATTGTAATTATGCTATCAAGAGAATCGCTCTGCCAAATAG CCAGTCTTCGAGAGAGCGTGTAATGCGAGAAGTGAAAGCTTTGGCCAAATTGGATCATCAGAATATTGTGAGATATTTTAATGCATGGTTAGAGTGTCCGCCTGCGGGCTGGCAGGAAAAACATGATCCAGAATGGATGAATAGATTGGTGTTGCCAAACTTAGAATTTATGACCGATGGAACTCCTATTGGAACAAAAGTCAATAATTCTGTGTGCATTACCGTTTCTCAAACCGACCAGTCTTCGATAGAAAGTGCCTCCGAAGCGTACGACGCGCTGAATCACTGTAATTCGGAGGAAGACTCCTTCATTGTTTTCGAATCGTCCGATTCACACAAGCCAAATGAAAATGTAAGCGACATGAGTAAATGCAGTACTGAAAGCTCGAATTTATCGGTTTCGATCGACGCCGGTGAAGTAATAATGCCAAGTATCGAAGACGTTACACGTTCGCAGAGTATTGTGTTTGAACATTTCGAGGGCGATGATCATTCggagaaagaagagaaaagaaaacggcAAAGATCGTTCTCTTTAGATTTCAACAACAAGGCGAATACTCGAAAGTCCCCGAAAATGTTTCTTTACATACAAATGCAGCTGTGCCAAAGGTTAAGCCTCAGGGAGTGGTTGAAGAATCAATCGAAGCGGGATTGTCGTCGAGTATTGAATTTGTTTCAGCAAATTGTTGAAGCTGTAGAATACGTTCACTTACAAGGACTTATCCATCGCGATCTGAAG CCGTCGAACATATTTTTCTCTTtcgatgataaaataaaagtgggCGATTTTGGACTCGTCACCGCGATGACTGAAGGATACGGCGAAGTTCATACACCTACCTCGGAGAACGAgaagacatttttaaaaaataatttacatacTGCAAACGTCGGCACTCATCTCTACATGTCTCCGGAACAAATAAACGGACTGGGTTATAATTACAAGGTTGATATCTACTCCTTGGGAATCATTTTGTTCGAGCTTCTTATTCCTTTTACCACCGAAATGGAAAGGGTAACGGCTCTTATGAACTTAAGAAAATCAGTGTTTCCAGAAGACTTCGACATCAATCATCCAGCTGAG TATGATTTACTCAAAATGATGCTGGATGAAAATCCTAGTAATAGACCTACAACGTTAGGTATCAAGGCAAAACCGCCATTATTGAATTACGAGATAGCCAACGGGCTTACCATAAACGGAGATACAAGGTGGCATTTCGAATTACCCCAGATTTTGAGACATTCCTCTGTGACCAGTAGTAGTAGCGGCGAATCCTGGGAAAATATAACCTGA
- the LOC143212022 gene encoding eukaryotic translation initiation factor 2-alpha kinase isoform X2, whose translation MFDTHLRGGIWFRILFTIVFIFPLINSDDRKQLTFCDQKTFRSLIFVSTLDGKISALDVSNLGKKQWTLDFNEEPMLSSNIHYREFNDNGKRVYFIPSLSGGLYKLDKENLEAIPVSPTQLIQSSFRYSDDLVLSGGSEVKSYGVSSTTGKILYECGINGCTNNTGGKSYIEQDVLIVQRFQQTVRAVEPRTGHERWNFSVCQHELVLVPNSDAYCQNEIAADIRDIEIKVVVPDGLIWAISKNNPTVKLWQYKFDSPIVTIWREHSNTNNGHKYLKEVNLFDSMQWSWGSEFSINPAIYLGDEIIKTLPVPEDNDPDNNALLQINGAQSTTALSEYTKDSGFYLYSKEQMQLNNNKQCNRTTSNSTITEENKKPFQPNNTSDEDDDTPVQVIIVSLWYWWKEVLIISITTAILLNFMLTQRLLNATTVAKDAVLPPLIVERHIETNTSNQMNNDKENIDGFTSRYLTDFEPVDCLGKGGYGVVFEAKNKIDDCNYAIKRIALPNSQSSRERVMREVKALAKLDHQNIVRYFNAWLECPPAGWQEKHDPEWMNRLVLPNLEFMTDGTPIGTKVNNSVCITVSQTDQSSIESASEAYDALNHCNSEEDSFIVFESSDSHKPNENVSDMSKCSTESSNLSVSIDAGEVIMPSIEDVTRSQSIVFEHFEGDDHSEKEEKRKRQRSFSLDFNNKANTRKSPKMFLYIQMQLCQRLSLREWLKNQSKRDCRRVLNLFQQIVEAVEYVHLQGLIHRDLKPSNIFFSFDDKIKVGDFGLVTAMTEGYGEVHTPTSENEKTFLKNNLHTANVGTHLYMSPEQINGLGYNYKVDIYSLGIILFELLIPFTTEMERVTALMNLRKSVFPEDFDINHPAEYDLLKMMLDENPSNRPTTLGIKAKPPLLNYEIANGLTINGDTRWHFELPQILRHSSVTSSSSGESWENIT comes from the exons ATGTTTGACACGCATTTACGGGGAGGAATATGGTTTCGTATACTGTTCACTATTGTGTTCATATTTCCGCTGATCAATAGCGATGATAGAAAACAGTTGACGTTCTGCGACCAGAAAACATTTCGAAG CTTAATTTTTGTAAGTACGTTAGATGGGAAAATATCTGCTTTGGATGTAAGCAATTTAGGGAAGAAACAATGGACCTTAGATTTCAACGAAGAACCTATGTTATCATCTAACATTCATTATAGAgaa TTCAATGATAATGGCAAAAGAGTTTATTTTATACCATCTTTAAGCGGAGGATTATATAAATTGGACAAGGAAAATTTAGAAGCAATACCTGTGTCTCCAACACAGTTAATACAGTCGTCTTTCCGTTACTCTGATGATTTAGTACTTTCTGGTGGTTCGGAAGTAAAATCTTATG GAGTTTCAAGTACAACTGGAAAGATATTATACGAATGTGGAATTAATGGCTGCACTAATAACACTGGAGGGAAATCGTATATCGAGCAAGATGTGCTTATTGTTCAACGGTTTCAACAAACAGTACGAGCGGTTGAACCACGTACTGGTCACGAaag ATGGAACTTCAGCGTTTGCCAACACGAGTTGGTATTGGTTCCGAATTCCGATGCGTATTGTCAAAACGAAATTGCAGCTGATATTAgggatattgaaattaaagtcgTTGTACCTGACGGTTTGATTTGGGCTATTAGTAAAAATAATCCTACAGTGAAATTGTGGCAATACAAG tttgactctccaatTGTTACTATATGGCGCGAGCATTCAAATACAAACAATGGGCATAAGTATTTGAAAGAAGTTAATTTGTTCGATAGTATGCAGTGGTCTTGGGGTTCAGAATTCTCAATTAATCCAGCAATTTATTTGG GTGATGAGATTATAAAAACTCTTCCAGTTCCAGAAGACAATGATCCAGATAACAATGCTTTGCTTCAGATAAATGGCGCACAAAGTACCACTGCGTTATCGGAGTACACAAAGG ACAGTGGATTTTACTTGTATTCAAAAGAACAGATGCAATTAAATAATAACAAACAATGTAACCGTACTACTTCGAACTCAACAATTACCGAGGAAAACAAAAAGCCATTTCAACCTAACAACACCAGCGACGAGGACGATGATACGCCTGTTCAAGTTATAATCGTCTCATTGTGGTACTGGTG GAAAGAAGTTTTGATAATCTCGATTACCACTGCAATTCTTCTAAACTTCATGTTAACACAGCGTCTGCTGAATGCTACCACTGTTGCCAAGGATGCAGTACTTCCG CCTTTAATAGTGGAAAGACACATCGAGACGAACACAAGTAATCAAATGAACAACGACAAAGAAAACATCGATGGTTTTACATCGCGTTACTTAACAGATTTCGAACCGGTGGATTGTTTAGGAAAAGGAGGATACGGTGTTGTCTTTGAAGCGAAGAATAAAATAGATGATTGTAATTATGCTATCAAGAGAATCGCTCTGCCAAATAG CCAGTCTTCGAGAGAGCGTGTAATGCGAGAAGTGAAAGCTTTGGCCAAATTGGATCATCAGAATATTGTGAGATATTTTAATGCATGGTTAGAGTGTCCGCCTGCGGGCTGGCAGGAAAAACATGATCCAGAATGGATGAATAGATTGGTGTTGCCAAACTTAGAATTTATGACCGATGGAACTCCTATTGGAACAAAAGTCAATAATTCTGTGTGCATTACCGTTTCTCAAACCGACCAGTCTTCGATAGAAAGTGCCTCCGAAGCGTACGACGCGCTGAATCACTGTAATTCGGAGGAAGACTCCTTCATTGTTTTCGAATCGTCCGATTCACACAAGCCAAATGAAAATGTAAGCGACATGAGTAAATGCAGTACTGAAAGCTCGAATTTATCGGTTTCGATCGACGCCGGTGAAGTAATAATGCCAAGTATCGAAGACGTTACACGTTCGCAGAGTATTGTGTTTGAACATTTCGAGGGCGATGATCATTCggagaaagaagagaaaagaaaacggcAAAGATCGTTCTCTTTAGATTTCAACAACAAGGCGAATACTCGAAAGTCCCCGAAAATGTTTCTTTACATACAAATGCAGCTGTGCCAAAGGTTAAGCCTCAGGGAGTGGTTGAAGAATCAATCGAAGCGGGATTGTCGTCGAGTATTGAATTTGTTTCAGCAAATTGTTGAAGCTGTAGAATACGTTCACTTACAAGGACTTATCCATCGCGATCTGAAG CCGTCGAACATATTTTTCTCTTtcgatgataaaataaaagtgggCGATTTTGGACTCGTCACCGCGATGACTGAAGGATACGGCGAAGTTCATACACCTACCTCGGAGAACGAgaagacatttttaaaaaataatttacatacTGCAAACGTCGGCACTCATCTCTACATGTCTCCGGAACAAATAAACGGACTGGGTTATAATTACAAGGTTGATATCTACTCCTTGGGAATCATTTTGTTCGAGCTTCTTATTCCTTTTACCACCGAAATGGAAAGGGTAACGGCTCTTATGAACTTAAGAAAATCAGTGTTTCCAGAAGACTTCGACATCAATCATCCAGCTGAG TATGATTTACTCAAAATGATGCTGGATGAAAATCCTAGTAATAGACCTACAACGTTAGGTATCAAGGCAAAACCGCCATTATTGAATTACGAGATAGCCAACGGGCTTACCATAAACGGAGATACAAGGTGGCATTTCGAATTACCCCAGATTTTGAGACATTCCTCTGTGACCAGTAGTAGTAGCGGCGAATCCTGGGAAAATATAACCTGA
- the Flr gene encoding actin-interacting protein 1 flr has protein sequence MSYETKYIFATLPRTQRGQPLVLGADPKGKNFLYTNGNSVIIRNIDNPAIADIYTEHSCPVNVAKYSPSGFYIASGDQSGKVRIWDTVNKEHILKNEFHPIGGPIKDIAWSPDSQRMVVVGEGRERFGHVFMAETGTSVGEISGQSKPINSCDFRPTRPFRLITGSEDNTIAVFEGPPFKFKMTKQEHTRFVQAVRYSPSGNLFASAGFDGKVFIYDGTTSDLVGEVGSPAHQGGVYGVAWKPDGTQLLTASGDKTCKLWDVETRSLISEFNMGPAVDDQQVSCLWQGNHLLSVSLSGFINYLDVDNPEKPIRIIKGHNKPITVLTLSPDRSTIYTGSHDGYITNWNANTGENDRIQGHGHGNQINGMKAAKNLLYTAGIDDTLRTVEIDANAYTDTSVVKLDSQPRGLDIYNGIAVIASIRQITVTQDGRKVSSVPIDYEPSCVSINQENGDVAIGATSDNTVRIYTLSGTNLTPKTELEHLGPVTDASYSPDNKYLVACDANRKVILYVVPEYKLAHNREWGFHNARVNSVAWCPDSAMVASGSLDTTIIIWSVTNPTKHTIIKNAHPQSQITRLVWLDEETLISVGQDCNTKIWRIEKI, from the exons ATGTCCTATGAAACAA AATACATTTTCGCTACATTGCCCAGGACTCAGAGAGGGCAACCGCTAGTCTTAGGTGCTGATCCTAAAGGGAAGAACTTTTTGTACACTAATGGTAATAGTGTTATCATTCGAAATATTGAT aatcCGGCTATTGCGGATATTTATACTGAACATTCTTGTCCAGTTAACGTCGCAAAGTATTCTCCAAGTGGTTTCTACATAGCATCAGGAg ACCAGTCTGGCAAAGTTCGTATTTGGGATACCGTTAACAAagaacatattttgaaaaacgAATTCCATCCCATCGGAGGACCCATTAAAGATATAGCATGGTCACCTGATAGTCAACGTATGGTGGTAGTTGGAGAGGGAAGGGAAAG ATTTGGTCACGTATTTATGGCAGAAACTGGTACATCTGTAGGTGAAATTTCGGGCCAGAGTAAGCCCATCAATTCTTGTGACTTCAGACCTACAAGACCATTTAGACTGATCACTGGAAGCGAAGACAATACTATCGCTGTATTTGAAGGGCCACCGTTTAAGTTTAA GATGACCAAGCAGGAGCACACTAGGTTTGTTCAAGCTGTCCGTTACTCGCCTAGCGGCAATCTGTTTGCATCTGCAGGATTCGATGGAAAAGTATTTATTTACGATGGTACAACTTCAGATTTAGTTGGAGAAGTCGGATCACCAGCTCATCAAGGCGGCGTATATGGA GTAGCTTGGAAACCCGATGGCACACAACTACTAACTGCTTCTGGAGATAAGACATGCAAGCTATGGGATGTGGAAACTCGATCGCTGATCAGCGAATTCAATATGGGACCAGCAGTTGACGATCAACAG GTCAGCTGTTTATGGCAAGGAAATCATTTGCTGTCTGTGTCATTAAGCGGATTTATTAATTATCTCGATGTCGACAATCCGGAGAAGCCAATTAGAATAATCAAG GGTCATAATAAACCAATAACAGTATTAACATTGAGTCCTGATAGAAGTACAATTTACACTGGATCTCATGACGgatacattaccaattggaacgcAAACACAGGAGAGAATGATCGTATTCAGGGCCACGGGCATGGAAATCAAATTAACGGGATGAAAGCCGCGAAGAATTTGCTTTACACCGCCGGCATCGACGACACTTTGAGAACGGTGGAAATTGAcgcgaacgcttatacagataCATCTGTTGTTAAGTTAGACTCCCAACCGCGAGGTCTAGATATTTACAACGGTATTGCTGTGATTGCTTCGATTAGACAG ATTACTGTTACCCAAGATGGCCGAAAGGTATCCAGTGTACCAATCGATTACGAACCTTCCTGTGTGTCAATTAATCAGGAAAATGGCGACGTAGCTATAGGAGCTACATCAGACAATACA GTTCGTATTTATACACTATCAGGCACAAATCTGACTCCTAAAACTGAACTGGAACACTTGGGTCCAGTCACAGATGCATCTTACAGTCCTGATAACAAGTATTTGGTAGCTTGCGACGCAAACAGAAAAGTGATTCTTTATGTTGTTCCAGAGTACAAG CTCGCGCACAATAGGGAATGGGGTTTCCACAACGCAAGAGTGAATTCTGTAGCGTGGTGTCCTGACTCAGCTATGGTTGCGAGTGGTAGCCTGGATACAACGATCATTATTTGGAGCGTTACAAATCCCACAAAGCATACTATTATTAAAA acGCGCATCCACAAAGCCAAATAACGCGTTTAGTGTGGCTTGACGAAGAAACATTGATCTCGGTCGGACAGGATTGCAATACTAAGATATGGCGTATAGaaaagatttaa
- the LOC143212030 gene encoding uncharacterized protein LOC143212030: protein MEGQQFCLRWHNFQNTLLSSLPKLLDGGYLTDVTLSAGGRHIHAHKIILSACSYYFKELFKDLSSLQHPVIVLPGMEYANLCALVTFMYNGEVNIYQEQLPALLAMADTLHVRGLADIAGKNSRHDNGLYVQPPPIQLQEKTLSEPPIKKESRDSVATSESLDTVLAAETTEHTEETFNDQESIPYCVKTKPYYSINAKLNQREKVSIPSANASSNKYTEQGYSDSGMDESTPVLDDQIIPVEDTKPPPVWDANFKFLTSSVSGRTSQNYNKSSVTCLICGKQLSNQYNLRVHMETHSNSSYSCTACSHVSRSRDALRKHVSYRHPVASPQKRSRYSTPKP, encoded by the exons ATGGAAGgtcaacaattttgtttacggtGGCATAATTTTCAAAACACGCTATTGAGCTCCCTTCCTAAATTGCTCGACGGTGGTTATTTAACAGACGTGACACTAAGTGCAGGTGGCAGGCATATACATGCGCACAAAATTATCCTTTCAGCTTGTAGTTActattttaaagaattatttAAG GATTTAAGTTCTTTACAACATCCTGTCATTGTATTGCCAGGCATGGAATATGCAAATTTGTGTGCGCTTGTCACATTTATGTATAACGGCGAGGTGAATATTTATCAAGAGCAATTGCCTGCACTTTTGGCTATGGCAGACACTCTGCATGTCCGTGGATTGGCAGACATTGCTGGG AAAAACTCAAGACACGACAACGGTTTATACGTACAACCTCCTCCGATACAACTACAAGAAAAAACTTTATCCGAACCACCAATAAAGAAAGAAAGTAGAGACAGTGTCGCGACCAGCGAATCCTTAGACACCGTCCTGGCAGCGGAAACGACGGAACATACGGAGGAAACGTTCAATGATCAAGAAAGTATACCGTACTGTGTAAAAACAAAGCCTTATTACTCGATTAACGCAAAGTTGAATCAGAGAGAAAAAGTCAGTATTCCTTCTGCTAATGCTTCATCTAACAAGTACACCGAGCAAGGATATTCAGACAGCGGAATGGACGAAAGTACACCGGTTTTAGATGATCAGATTATTCCAGTCGAAGACACGAAACCGCCGCCTGTTTGGGACgcaaatttcaaatttcttaCAAGCTCCGTCAGTGGTAGAACGTCTCAGAATTATAACAAATCTAGTGTTACTTGCCTTATCTGTGGGAAACAATTAAGTAATCAATATAATTTGCGGGTGCATATGGAGACTCATAGTAACAGTTCGTATAGTTGTACAGCTTGTTCGCATGTATCGAGATCACGTGACGCGCTTAGGAAACACGTTTCTTATAGACATCCGGTAGCATCGCCGCAAAAACGTTCGCGATACAGTACACCGAAACCATAG